In the genome of Hymenobacter taeanensis, one region contains:
- the sprA gene encoding cell surface protein SprA: MRQLWAWLPGGSRGLHAFTPDTPRTDTTRYRPSRRPKVNPQDRIGTRFSPQRRRSPLVLPLPGNINLDVQPDDSLQNFDIRERVGTEVDFRDPSRMTFEEYSRWQQQQAVRNYFRQRSNGGVAGSPNTPASQRLIPKIYLGPMADRIFGGSYVDIRPQGAVTLRMGARFNRNENPTLTLRQQRVGDFQYDQNINLNLTGQIGEKLKLSFNYDTRAAFDFENNMKLDYTGYDTDIIRKVELGNVSLPLNNSLITGGQNLFGVKTQLQFGRLGVTAVASTLRGQADEVRIQNGGQSRQFELKASQYERDRHYFLSQFFRDRYNAALRNLPTVQSGVEIRRLEVYVTNDNRQSDNLRNVVTLMDVGEPFRTYRRQFLQGARPNAPADNSANSLFGSIIVPGSPNTTARNDLSTESYLNALGLVKNVDYEHIRARKLDPREYTFNAQLGYISLNTQLLPEQVLGVSFEYLYNGKTYKVGETVEDYANVDQNQVIFLKMLKATNPAVNLVDFTAPTVNLPGNPNLLTGNLPTWDLMMKNIYALNASQLNRDNFQLQIVYKDDVTGVDLISLKEGFRIQNRPLIEVLNLDNVNPNNDRNPDGNFDFFPGITIDTELGKIIFPEVQPFGNYLAAQFDTTGAAGGNAQAERELVRKYVYQELYNQVQSDAQQRQEKDKFFLRGRFQATSTNEISLPGIGVAQGSVRVYAGSTLLQEGIDYQVFYDQAIVKILNPSYLNSANELRVQFEKNALVQVQPRKLVGARFDYRLNNDVNVGATVLHLLENQAPGINRVNIGDEPGNNTIYGFDVNARRESRAITKYLDMLPFISTKEISSVAFSGEFAQLLPGRSKLGSNGETGVSYIDDFENSRTPYSLGGLNSATTWRLAATPPALGGNLPGLESAYRRAKLAWYTVDQSYYTGGTSRPQNIGANDIRNHYVRGIKRTEIFPNRDVGTTGNAYEYPLDLAYFPDERGQYNYTPNVDPGSNGRRFSTVTGSANAARYGGISREITFDTDFDNANIEYLEFWMMDPFINSRNGLANITDSDGHNAPNTTGGELYINLGSVSEDVLKDGNQHEFENGLPSTDNVADVAPTIWGQVSRQPFLTDAFNAAPGARPRQDVGLDGVNSDGERGLPGVAAPYSGFADPAADNFRHHLDPSYDQADAKILARYKDYNGLENNSPEGSQLSSTAYPDKEDLNRDNVISDTERYYEYRLNLRPGQLDVGQNYIVDKVTSADINGDQVTWYQFRVPVRQPTGVVGTPAGQSFGFKSIRFLRMYLTQWEQPVVLRMVQPQFVANQWRRYLNKIQQPGPVLNPDTDADAFDISTVNLEENGVGNAASADAIPYVLPPGINRDREYGSSTINRQQNESSLRLRVEGLRDGFAKASYKNVSLNMLRYKRLRMFLHAESEDRTVRDGQVRAFVRIGTDYTQNYYEYSVPLRITQPGSTTQDLIWPLENRIDLSFQAFVDAKSARNKAASNAIDYATPYTITDPATGAQLTVVGNPDLSAVQGVMIGMLNPRDDNAPKTLTLWADELRVFDFENESGWAATARFNAKLADVANITATGNYVTTGFGGLQDRPQQRSIDNITRGDVNATIAADKFFPEKLGLRVPVLVQAGVETRAPKYDPLDPDTRLEQSLDKFETSQEKAAYRKEVVDQTSQRSINVLNVRKERTNPEKKVRPYDIENFALSYSYTERLHTDIRTDRDYTRTYTGALAYVYQTVPKSYTPLAKVKAFDSPYLKMLQEVNFTPLPSRFSFRADIDRRYNERFLQRTLEPGQVPVTDGIPGIYQKSFFFNRIYDMRWDLTKALALDYTATNRSVVDEGPGRTIGDDDISKRNREQLRDNLFKRGGRTTNFNQTVAITYRLPLDKFPLTDWLSADARYAANYTWQAASTALRAPIHPGDPTDTTTAPFNLGNTIQNNGELSANGKIDLVKLYNKVRFLNIINNAPPPAPRNPDESLKGKQKQGLPGQPQPGLAVQDTSKGPELRLLKGVLRSLMTARSLNFTYTRSNGTLLPGYLPGTRFFGMNGDFDAPGVPFLLGKQYDLDALFQRAYSRGWYTDSSQYLNTPLSSLLTENLALRTSLEPFRNFIIRLDGRRQLVRNREVFYRLQVDEVKLTPIGTVPQASNPLGSGTFSTSFISIQTLFGDLNASGESSKAFNRFVQNRAVVRERLEAANTNPGGSYGYNSQDVLLPAFMDAYRGKSSDGYKAKKFNPFALLPIPNWTIEYNGLADLPFMQQYFRSITLNHVYTSSYNINGYTTATAYTREPEFPYLTNNSGQYIPYYVIGQVTIAERLAPLIGLNFQTTGKTTGRLEYRVDRTLGLNTTNAQVTELRSKEMVIGLGYVTNRLRIPFRIGGEQKILRNEINVRLDLSIRDNFTVQRAILDVTDTDIGRSSSQTTNGTRQMQLRPTIDYILNQRLNLQFFFTQNITTPRVQNAYKNTATEGGIQLRYSLSQ, encoded by the coding sequence ATGCGCCAGCTCTGGGCGTGGCTGCCGGGCGGTTCGCGGGGCTTGCATGCCTTCACCCCCGACACCCCCCGCACCGATACTACCCGTTACCGGCCTAGTCGGCGCCCCAAAGTAAATCCGCAGGACCGCATTGGTACGCGGTTTTCGCCGCAACGGCGCCGCTCCCCGTTGGTATTGCCGCTGCCTGGCAACATCAACCTGGATGTGCAGCCCGACGACAGCCTCCAGAACTTTGATATCCGGGAGCGTGTGGGCACGGAGGTAGATTTCCGCGACCCCAGCCGCATGACGTTTGAGGAATACTCCCGCTGGCAGCAGCAGCAGGCCGTGCGGAACTACTTCCGTCAGCGCTCCAACGGGGGCGTGGCCGGCAGCCCCAATACGCCAGCCAGCCAGCGCCTCATCCCCAAAATCTACCTGGGCCCTATGGCCGACCGCATTTTTGGGGGCAGCTACGTGGATATCCGCCCCCAGGGTGCGGTAACGCTGCGTATGGGGGCACGCTTCAACCGGAATGAAAACCCCACGCTCACGCTGCGGCAGCAGCGCGTGGGCGACTTTCAGTACGACCAGAACATCAACCTGAATCTCACGGGTCAGATTGGCGAGAAGCTGAAGCTGAGCTTCAATTACGACACGCGCGCCGCCTTCGACTTCGAGAATAACATGAAGCTCGATTACACCGGCTACGACACCGATATCATTCGGAAGGTGGAGTTGGGTAATGTGAGCTTACCCCTCAACAACTCGCTTATTACGGGCGGCCAAAATCTGTTTGGCGTAAAAACCCAGCTGCAGTTTGGGCGCCTGGGCGTAACGGCCGTAGCCAGCACCCTGCGCGGGCAGGCTGATGAAGTCCGGATTCAGAACGGAGGCCAGAGCCGGCAGTTTGAGCTCAAGGCCAGCCAGTATGAGCGCGACCGGCACTACTTCCTGTCGCAGTTTTTCCGTGACCGGTATAATGCCGCCCTGCGCAACCTGCCCACCGTGCAGAGTGGGGTAGAAATTAGGCGCCTGGAAGTGTACGTAACCAACGACAACCGCCAGAGCGACAACCTGCGCAACGTGGTTACGCTCATGGACGTGGGCGAGCCGTTCCGGACGTACCGCCGTCAGTTTTTGCAGGGTGCCCGCCCCAACGCTCCCGCCGATAACTCAGCCAACTCGCTCTTTGGCAGCATCATTGTGCCGGGCTCCCCTAATACTACGGCCCGTAATGACTTGTCTACGGAAAGCTATCTAAACGCTCTAGGCCTAGTTAAGAACGTCGACTACGAGCATATCCGGGCCCGTAAGCTTGACCCACGCGAATACACATTCAACGCCCAGTTAGGCTATATCTCGCTGAATACGCAGTTGCTCCCGGAGCAGGTGCTGGGGGTATCATTTGAGTACCTCTACAACGGCAAAACCTATAAGGTAGGTGAGACGGTGGAGGACTACGCCAACGTAGACCAGAATCAGGTCATCTTCCTGAAGATGCTGAAGGCCACTAACCCCGCCGTAAACCTGGTTGATTTCACTGCCCCCACGGTTAACCTGCCAGGTAACCCCAACCTGCTGACGGGCAACCTGCCCACCTGGGATCTGATGATGAAAAACATCTATGCCCTGAACGCCAGCCAGCTCAACCGCGACAACTTTCAGCTCCAGATTGTTTATAAAGACGACGTAACGGGCGTTGACCTGATTTCCCTGAAAGAGGGCTTCAGAATTCAGAACCGGCCGCTGATTGAGGTACTGAACCTCGATAACGTAAACCCCAACAACGACCGTAACCCCGACGGTAACTTCGACTTCTTTCCGGGTATCACAATTGATACCGAATTAGGCAAGATCATATTCCCGGAGGTACAGCCTTTTGGCAATTACCTGGCCGCGCAGTTTGATACAACTGGCGCAGCAGGCGGCAATGCCCAGGCTGAGCGCGAGCTGGTTCGCAAGTACGTGTACCAGGAGCTATACAACCAGGTACAGAGCGACGCTCAGCAGCGGCAGGAGAAAGACAAGTTTTTCCTGCGCGGCCGGTTCCAGGCCACTTCAACCAATGAAATCAGCCTGCCGGGCATCGGGGTAGCGCAGGGCTCAGTGCGGGTATACGCCGGCAGCACCTTGCTGCAGGAGGGTATTGACTATCAGGTTTTCTACGATCAGGCTATTGTTAAAATCCTCAATCCCAGCTACCTCAACTCAGCCAACGAGCTGCGGGTGCAGTTTGAGAAAAATGCGCTGGTGCAGGTGCAGCCGCGCAAGCTGGTGGGCGCCCGCTTCGACTACCGCCTGAATAACGACGTGAACGTTGGCGCCACCGTGCTCCACCTGCTCGAGAACCAGGCCCCTGGTATCAACCGCGTAAACATCGGCGACGAGCCTGGCAACAACACCATCTACGGCTTCGACGTGAATGCCCGGCGCGAGTCGCGGGCCATCACCAAGTACCTGGATATGCTGCCTTTTATTTCTACCAAAGAAATATCATCGGTGGCATTCAGCGGCGAGTTTGCTCAGCTGCTACCGGGCCGTTCTAAACTGGGCAGCAATGGTGAGACTGGGGTTTCTTACATCGATGACTTTGAGAATTCCCGAACCCCATACTCATTAGGCGGCCTGAACTCTGCCACCACGTGGCGGCTGGCGGCTACCCCCCCGGCGCTGGGCGGCAACCTGCCGGGCCTGGAGTCAGCGTATCGGCGGGCTAAGCTGGCGTGGTATACCGTAGACCAGAGCTATTATACTGGTGGTACCTCCCGGCCGCAAAACATTGGCGCCAATGATATCCGCAACCATTACGTGCGGGGCATCAAGCGGACGGAGATATTCCCCAACCGTGACGTGGGCACCACCGGCAACGCCTACGAGTACCCCCTGGACCTGGCCTACTTCCCTGATGAGCGGGGCCAGTACAACTACACGCCCAACGTAGACCCCGGCAGCAATGGCCGGCGGTTTTCTACCGTAACAGGCTCCGCTAACGCGGCCCGCTATGGTGGCATCTCGCGCGAAATCACTTTCGACACGGACTTCGACAACGCCAACATTGAGTACCTGGAGTTCTGGATGATGGACCCGTTCATCAACAGCCGAAATGGCCTGGCCAACATCACTGACTCCGATGGTCACAACGCGCCCAATACCACGGGTGGCGAACTATACATCAACCTGGGCTCCGTGTCAGAAGATGTGCTAAAGGATGGCAACCAGCATGAGTTTGAGAACGGGTTGCCCTCCACCGACAATGTTGCTGATGTAGCTCCTACTATCTGGGGGCAAGTATCCCGGCAGCCATTCCTTACTGATGCGTTTAATGCCGCTCCTGGTGCCCGCCCTCGTCAGGACGTAGGCCTGGATGGTGTAAACAGCGACGGCGAGCGTGGTTTACCAGGTGTCGCGGCCCCTTACTCAGGCTTCGCCGACCCGGCGGCTGATAACTTCCGCCACCACCTCGACCCCAGCTACGACCAGGCCGACGCTAAAATTCTGGCTCGCTACAAGGATTATAATGGCCTAGAGAATAACTCGCCCGAGGGTAGCCAGCTTAGCTCTACTGCCTACCCCGATAAGGAAGACCTGAACCGCGACAACGTTATTTCTGACACAGAGCGCTACTACGAGTACCGCCTGAACCTGCGGCCCGGTCAGCTAGATGTAGGCCAGAACTACATTGTAGATAAAGTTACCAGCGCCGATATCAACGGAGACCAGGTAACCTGGTACCAGTTCCGGGTGCCAGTGCGGCAACCCACCGGTGTGGTAGGCACTCCCGCTGGCCAGAGCTTCGGCTTTAAGTCGATCCGGTTCCTGCGCATGTACCTCACGCAGTGGGAGCAGCCGGTGGTGCTGCGCATGGTGCAACCCCAGTTTGTGGCCAACCAGTGGCGCCGCTACCTCAACAAAATTCAGCAGCCCGGCCCCGTACTTAACCCCGACACGGACGCTGATGCTTTTGATATTTCTACTGTTAACCTGGAGGAGAATGGCGTAGGTAATGCGGCCAGCGCCGATGCTATTCCGTACGTGCTGCCCCCCGGCATCAACCGCGACCGGGAGTACGGTTCCAGCACCATTAACCGCCAACAGAACGAGTCGAGCCTACGCCTACGGGTAGAAGGCCTGCGCGACGGATTTGCCAAGGCCAGCTACAAAAACGTGAGCCTGAATATGCTGCGCTATAAGCGCCTGCGCATGTTCCTGCACGCTGAAAGCGAAGACCGCACCGTGCGCGACGGGCAGGTGCGCGCCTTCGTCAGAATCGGTACTGACTATACCCAGAACTACTACGAGTACTCAGTACCACTGCGTATTACGCAGCCGGGCTCTACTACCCAAGACCTGATTTGGCCCCTGGAAAACCGCATTGACCTATCCTTCCAGGCATTTGTTGATGCTAAGTCGGCACGCAACAAAGCGGCGTCCAATGCTATTGACTATGCTACCCCTTACACCATTACCGACCCTGCAACCGGTGCGCAGCTAACGGTAGTAGGTAACCCCGACCTGTCGGCGGTGCAGGGCGTGATGATTGGAATGCTGAACCCGCGCGACGATAACGCTCCCAAGACGCTGACGCTGTGGGCCGATGAGCTCCGGGTATTTGACTTTGAGAACGAAAGCGGTTGGGCGGCCACGGCTCGCTTCAACGCCAAGCTGGCCGATGTGGCCAATATTACGGCTACGGGCAACTACGTAACCACCGGCTTCGGTGGCCTACAGGACCGGCCTCAGCAGCGCTCAATTGACAACATTACTCGCGGCGACGTTAATGCTACCATTGCCGCCGATAAATTCTTCCCCGAGAAGCTGGGCCTCCGGGTGCCGGTGCTGGTACAGGCCGGTGTAGAAACTCGGGCCCCGAAGTACGACCCGCTGGACCCCGACACCCGCCTGGAGCAGTCGTTGGATAAGTTTGAGACGAGCCAGGAGAAAGCAGCTTACCGAAAAGAAGTGGTTGACCAGACCAGCCAGCGCAGCATCAACGTGCTGAACGTGCGCAAGGAGCGGACCAACCCCGAGAAGAAAGTACGCCCCTACGACATCGAGAACTTCGCGCTCAGCTACTCTTACACGGAGCGCCTGCACACCGATATCCGGACTGACCGCGACTACACCCGGACTTACACCGGCGCCCTGGCCTACGTGTACCAAACCGTGCCCAAAAGCTATACGCCGCTGGCAAAGGTGAAAGCCTTTGACTCGCCATACCTGAAGATGCTGCAGGAAGTAAACTTTACGCCCCTGCCCTCACGCTTCTCCTTCCGGGCCGATATTGACCGGCGCTACAACGAGCGGTTCCTGCAGCGGACATTAGAGCCCGGCCAGGTACCCGTTACAGATGGTATTCCGGGCATCTACCAGAAGTCATTCTTCTTCAACCGCATTTATGACATGCGTTGGGACCTCACCAAAGCCCTGGCGCTAGACTATACGGCTACCAACCGCTCGGTGGTAGATGAGGGGCCGGGCCGTACTATCGGCGACGACGATATTTCGAAGCGCAACCGGGAGCAGCTCCGCGACAACCTGTTTAAGCGGGGTGGCCGCACCACCAACTTCAACCAGACGGTGGCCATCACCTACCGCCTACCCCTAGACAAGTTCCCGCTAACCGACTGGCTTTCGGCGGATGCCCGCTACGCTGCCAACTACACCTGGCAAGCAGCTTCTACGGCGCTACGGGCCCCCATCCACCCCGGCGACCCAACTGATACCACTACTGCCCCATTTAACCTAGGCAACACCATTCAGAACAACGGCGAGTTGAGCGCGAATGGTAAGATTGACTTGGTGAAGCTTTACAACAAGGTTCGCTTCCTCAATATCATCAACAATGCCCCACCGCCCGCCCCCCGCAACCCCGACGAGAGCCTGAAGGGCAAACAGAAGCAAGGTTTACCCGGTCAGCCTCAGCCAGGCCTGGCGGTTCAGGATACGTCTAAGGGGCCCGAGCTACGCTTGCTCAAAGGTGTTCTGCGCTCCCTGATGACTGCCCGTTCGCTCAACTTCACCTATACGCGCAGCAATGGCACCTTGCTACCGGGCTACTTGCCGGGCACAAGGTTCTTCGGGATGAATGGCGACTTTGATGCGCCTGGCGTGCCTTTCCTACTCGGTAAGCAGTATGATTTAGATGCCCTTTTTCAGCGGGCTTACTCGCGCGGCTGGTATACTGATAGTAGCCAGTACCTGAACACCCCCCTCAGCTCCCTCCTGACCGAAAACCTGGCACTGCGTACCTCCCTGGAGCCATTCCGCAATTTCATCATCCGTTTGGATGGGCGCCGCCAGCTGGTGCGTAACCGGGAAGTATTCTACCGCTTACAGGTTGATGAAGTGAAGCTGACACCCATCGGTACGGTTCCGCAAGCCAGCAATCCGCTGGGCTCAGGTACCTTCAGCACGTCGTTCATTTCTATCCAAACCTTGTTTGGCGACCTGAACGCCAGCGGCGAGTCCTCAAAAGCCTTTAACCGCTTCGTGCAGAACCGGGCGGTGGTGCGTGAACGGCTGGAGGCAGCTAATACCAACCCAGGCGGCAGCTATGGCTATAACTCGCAGGATGTTCTGCTGCCGGCCTTCATGGATGCATACCGGGGTAAGTCATCGGATGGTTACAAGGCTAAGAAGTTCAACCCCTTCGCCCTGCTACCCATCCCAAACTGGACGATTGAGTACAATGGCTTGGCTGATCTGCCCTTTATGCAGCAGTACTTCCGTTCCATTACCCTCAACCACGTTTACACGTCTAGCTACAACATAAACGGGTACACCACAGCCACTGCCTATACCCGCGAGCCAGAGTTTCCTTACCTGACCAACAATAGCGGGCAGTACATTCCGTACTACGTTATCGGGCAGGTAACCATTGCCGAGCGCTTGGCGCCCCTCATTGGGTTGAACTTCCAGACCACAGGCAAAACTACCGGCCGCCTGGAGTACCGTGTAGACCGGACCCTGGGCCTGAACACCACCAACGCGCAGGTAACCGAGCTACGATCCAAGGAGATGGTAATAGGCCTAGGCTACGTGACCAACCGCCTGCGGATTCCGTTCCGCATTGGGGGTGAGCAAAAGATTCTTCGCAACGAGATAAATGTGCGGTTAGACCTAAGCATCCGCGACAACTTTACCGTGCAGCGTGCCATTCTGGATGTAACCGATACGGACATTGGGCGCTCCTCTAGCCAGACCACGAACGGTACCCGGCAGATGCAGCTACGCCCCACCATCGACTATATCTTAAATCAGCGCCTGAATCTGCAGTTCTTCTTCACCCAGAACATTACCACGCCTCGCGTGCAGAACGCCTACAAGAATACCGCTACCGAAGGCGGCATTCAGCTGCGGTACAGCCTTTCTCAATAA
- a CDS encoding VanZ family protein: protein MLRTAPPLPRRRAFVALPLAWAALVLVLTLTPSQEMPKTPDWQLLAFDTAAHAAVFGVLAILSYFSAHRQQGWPTLRRQAFTLLLLFCLGFGALIEVLQMTMDLGRHGEWSDLISDTIGAIMGLTIMRLTRRAWQ from the coding sequence ATGCTACGTACCGCGCCGCCCCTGCCCCGCCGCCGAGCCTTTGTGGCTCTGCCGCTGGCTTGGGCGGCGCTGGTGTTGGTGCTGACCCTGACACCCTCCCAGGAAATGCCCAAAACCCCAGACTGGCAGCTGCTGGCGTTTGACACGGCCGCTCACGCGGCGGTGTTTGGGGTACTGGCAATATTATCTTACTTCTCGGCACACCGGCAGCAAGGGTGGCCTACGTTGCGCCGCCAGGCATTTACCCTGTTACTGCTGTTCTGCTTGGGTTTCGGAGCCCTTATTGAAGTGCTGCAGATGACCATGGATCTTGGCCGCCACGGTGAATGGTCTGACTTAATCAGCGATACTATTGGCGCCATTATGGGCTTGACCATTATGCGCCTCACGCGCCGCGCCTGGCAATGA
- a CDS encoding NADP-dependent malic enzyme, protein MLKINKQDALNYHSQEPAGKIEVVPTKPVSTQLDLALAYSPGVAEPCKEIAANKDDVYKYTAKGNLVGVISNGTAVLGLGNIGPDASKPVMEGKGVLFKKFAGIDCFDIEIDATDPDEFIRIVKSLEPTFGGINLEDIKAPECFRIETALREQMNIPLMHDDQHGTAIISSAALLNGLELVGKKIEEIKMVVSGAGAAAISCLRLYLALGLKVENVVVFDKDGIITPERTDLADMQLHFATARPIRTLAEAMDGADVFLGLSAANVLPAELLLKMADNPIVFALANPDPEIAYEVALATRPDIIMATGRSDHPNQVNNVLGFPYIFRGALDVRATEINEAMKLAAVHALSELAKDAVPDMVNKAYGDNTLTFGRTYLIPKPLDPRLITVISPAVARAAMESGVARIQIEDWMAYEDQLRSRMGVNQKLMNRMTQAAKANPKRVVFAEGDNYKILKAAQILHDEGIAHPILLGNRQKIDEIAKANNLDLEGCQIIDILEDTAKREEYAHLIYEKRQRRGITLYEGRRLLRERNYFGSMMLETGEADAFITGLSKDYGKSILPSLQVIGVEEGVKRVAGMYIIQHKKGPFFFADTTVNIDPTAEEMVDIIGLTARAVRFFDTEPRMAVISYSNFGSNPGDLPDKARKATELAKKRYPDLILDGEMQANTALNPQLLQEQYPFSELASKGGANTLIFPNVISGNIAYKVIQEIGGAEVIGPILMGMRKPVHILQLGASVREIVNIASIAVVDAQTQHKSL, encoded by the coding sequence ATGCTTAAAATAAACAAACAGGACGCTCTGAATTACCATTCTCAGGAGCCCGCCGGCAAAATTGAAGTAGTGCCCACCAAGCCCGTCAGCACCCAGCTTGACCTGGCCCTGGCCTACTCACCCGGCGTAGCGGAGCCCTGCAAGGAAATTGCCGCTAACAAGGACGACGTGTATAAGTACACTGCCAAGGGTAACCTGGTAGGTGTTATCAGCAATGGTACGGCCGTGCTGGGTCTCGGCAATATTGGCCCCGATGCCTCCAAGCCAGTTATGGAAGGCAAAGGTGTGCTGTTCAAGAAATTTGCCGGCATCGACTGCTTTGATATTGAGATTGACGCCACCGACCCCGATGAGTTCATCCGGATTGTAAAGTCGCTGGAGCCTACGTTTGGGGGCATCAATCTCGAAGACATTAAGGCGCCGGAATGCTTCCGGATTGAGACGGCCCTGCGCGAGCAGATGAACATCCCGCTCATGCACGACGACCAGCACGGCACGGCTATTATCTCGTCGGCGGCCCTGCTGAATGGCCTGGAGCTGGTTGGAAAGAAAATCGAAGAGATTAAAATGGTCGTAAGCGGCGCGGGCGCAGCGGCCATTTCCTGTCTCCGCTTGTATCTGGCCCTCGGGCTGAAGGTAGAAAATGTGGTGGTATTCGATAAGGATGGCATCATCACTCCCGAGCGCACTGACCTGGCCGACATGCAGCTGCACTTTGCCACTGCTAGGCCTATCCGCACGCTGGCCGAAGCCATGGATGGCGCCGACGTGTTCCTGGGCCTGTCGGCGGCCAATGTGCTGCCGGCTGAGCTGCTGCTGAAGATGGCCGACAACCCCATTGTGTTTGCGCTGGCCAACCCCGACCCCGAAATTGCCTACGAAGTAGCCCTGGCTACCCGCCCTGATATTATCATGGCCACCGGCCGCTCCGACCACCCCAACCAGGTGAACAACGTGCTGGGCTTCCCCTATATCTTCCGGGGGGCACTGGACGTACGAGCCACGGAAATCAACGAGGCCATGAAGCTGGCCGCGGTGCATGCCCTCTCTGAGCTAGCCAAAGACGCGGTGCCGGATATGGTAAACAAGGCCTACGGCGACAACACCCTCACCTTCGGTCGTACCTACCTCATCCCTAAGCCCCTCGACCCACGCCTAATCACGGTAATCAGCCCGGCGGTGGCGCGGGCCGCCATGGAAAGCGGCGTGGCTCGCATCCAGATTGAAGACTGGATGGCGTACGAGGACCAGCTGCGCAGCCGCATGGGCGTAAACCAGAAGCTGATGAACCGCATGACCCAGGCCGCCAAGGCTAACCCCAAGCGGGTAGTCTTTGCGGAAGGTGATAACTACAAGATTCTCAAAGCGGCCCAGATCCTGCACGACGAAGGCATTGCCCACCCCATATTGCTAGGCAACCGCCAGAAGATTGATGAGATTGCCAAGGCCAACAACCTCGACCTGGAGGGCTGCCAGATCATTGATATTCTGGAAGATACTGCCAAGCGTGAGGAGTATGCCCACCTCATTTATGAGAAGCGGCAGCGCCGGGGAATTACCCTCTACGAAGGCCGCCGCCTGCTGCGGGAGCGAAACTACTTCGGCTCGATGATGCTGGAAACCGGTGAGGCCGATGCGTTTATCACGGGTCTGAGCAAAGACTACGGCAAGTCAATTCTGCCTTCGCTACAGGTAATTGGGGTAGAAGAAGGCGTGAAGCGGGTAGCGGGTATGTACATCATCCAGCACAAAAAAGGCCCGTTCTTCTTCGCCGATACCACCGTAAACATTGACCCTACGGCCGAGGAAATGGTGGATATCATTGGCTTAACGGCGCGGGCAGTGCGCTTCTTCGACACCGAGCCCCGCATGGCGGTTATCAGCTACTCCAACTTCGGCTCGAACCCCGGCGACCTGCCCGACAAGGCTCGTAAAGCCACCGAATTGGCCAAAAAGCGCTACCCCGATCTGATTTTGGATGGGGAGATGCAGGCCAATACGGCCCTGAACCCTCAACTGCTGCAGGAGCAGTACCCCTTCTCGGAGCTGGCTTCTAAAGGCGGCGCCAACACCCTGATCTTCCCGAATGTAATCAGCGGCAACATTGCCTATAAGGTAATTCAGGAAATTGGGGGCGCCGAGGTAATTGGGCCTATTCTGATGGGTATGCGCAAGCCGGTGCACATTCTGCAGCTGGGAGCTTCCGTCCGTGAGATTGTGAACATTGCCTCCATTGCGGTGGTAGATGCCCAAACTCAGCACAAAAGCCTCTAA
- the ruvA gene encoding Holliday junction branch migration protein RuvA, translated as MIAYLDGKLAYKDAALAIVDITGVGYEVRISLATYSKLPAEGEKTKLYTYQHIKEDGQTLYGFLDPNEKALFMQLISVSGIGPGTGIVMVSSMSVGEIRQAIVQEDVRSIQSIKGVGPKTAQRVVLELKDKLRKDELLAKAGIDTVPLARAHNTNRAEALAALVTLGFARAAAEKTLDQIQHKHGNDLSVEELIKFALKSH; from the coding sequence ATGATTGCCTACCTCGACGGTAAACTTGCCTACAAAGACGCCGCCCTCGCTATTGTTGACATTACGGGCGTGGGCTACGAAGTCCGGATTTCACTGGCCACTTATTCTAAACTGCCCGCCGAAGGGGAGAAGACAAAACTTTACACGTACCAGCACATCAAAGAAGATGGGCAAACCCTCTACGGCTTTCTAGACCCCAACGAAAAAGCCCTTTTCATGCAGCTAATTTCCGTTTCGGGCATTGGCCCGGGCACGGGTATCGTGATGGTATCTTCCATGTCAGTGGGCGAAATCCGGCAGGCCATTGTGCAGGAAGACGTGCGCTCGATTCAGAGCATCAAAGGAGTAGGCCCCAAAACCGCCCAGCGCGTAGTGCTGGAGCTGAAAGACAAGCTGCGGAAGGATGAACTACTGGCGAAAGCCGGAATTGATACGGTGCCACTAGCGCGGGCACACAATACCAACCGCGCTGAAGCGTTAGCCGCTCTAGTAACACTGGGCTTTGCGCGGGCTGCGGCCGAGAAGACTCTCGACCAGATTCAGCACAAGCATGGCAACGATCTGAGCGTGGAGGAATTGATTAAATTCGCTCTTAAGTCTCACTAG
- the gcvH gene encoding glycine cleavage system protein GcvH — MNLPATLKYTKEHEWIRVEGDVAYIGITDHAQKELGDIVYVDIDTLDKEVAESEVFGTVEAVKTVSDLFSPISGTVLEINEKLDGSPELVNSDPYGDGWMIKMSIGDPAQLESLLTAEAYGELVGA, encoded by the coding sequence ATGAACCTGCCTGCCACCCTGAAGTACACGAAAGAACACGAATGGATTCGTGTGGAAGGTGATGTTGCCTACATTGGCATTACTGACCACGCTCAGAAAGAACTCGGCGACATTGTGTACGTGGACATTGACACCCTCGACAAAGAAGTGGCCGAGAGCGAAGTGTTTGGGACGGTAGAAGCCGTAAAAACGGTATCTGACCTGTTCAGCCCTATTTCTGGCACCGTGCTAGAAATTAACGAGAAGCTCGACGGCAGCCCTGAGCTGGTTAACTCTGACCCATACGGCGACGGCTGGATGATTAAGATGTCGATTGGCGACCCTGCCCAGTTGGAGTCGTTATTGACTGCTGAGGCTTACGGCGAACTGGTAGGCGCTTAA